Proteins encoded within one genomic window of Acidiferrobacter thiooxydans:
- the pmbA gene encoding metalloprotease PmbA, with amino-acid sequence MTDAMITTAKTAPSLEDLAAQALDLARRQGASAAEVNAGLGAGLSVTVRKGEVETVEHHRDKSLSITVYFGTRSGSASTADFRTQALTEAVMAACAIARHTAADPYNGLADPAHLARDIPDLDLHHPWPLSMEEAIEIARRGEDAAFAADPRIRNSEGASVTTHDGTDVYATSHGFLGTVRASRHGISCAVLGEDGNGSMQRDYDYAMVRDPRDLPAAEEVGRGAARRTVRRLGARQIKTCQVPVLYEAQVARSLVSHLVSAISGPSLYRRSSFLLDSVGTALFPAWVHLYEEPHRKKAMGSAPFDGEGVETRYRDLVTDGVLRRYCLDSYSARKLGLVTTANAGGVHNLTVASGPEDLAGLLRQMGRGLFVTELIGFGINGVTGDYSRGAAGFWVEGGEIVHPVEEITIASNLRDMYRGLVAVGRDVDTRHNVCTGSWLVERMTVAGG; translated from the coding sequence ATGACGGACGCCATGATCACGACGGCCAAGACTGCGCCTTCGCTCGAGGACTTGGCGGCGCAGGCCCTCGATCTCGCGCGCCGCCAGGGGGCGAGCGCCGCGGAGGTGAACGCCGGGCTCGGGGCCGGGCTCTCGGTGACGGTCCGTAAGGGCGAGGTCGAGACCGTCGAACACCACCGCGACAAGAGCCTTTCCATCACCGTCTATTTCGGGACGCGCAGCGGATCGGCGAGCACCGCGGATTTTCGCACGCAAGCCTTGACGGAGGCGGTCATGGCGGCCTGCGCCATCGCTCGCCATACGGCCGCCGATCCCTATAACGGTCTCGCCGATCCCGCGCACCTCGCGCGCGATATCCCCGATCTCGACCTCCACCATCCCTGGCCGCTGTCGATGGAAGAGGCAATCGAGATTGCCCGACGCGGCGAGGATGCGGCGTTTGCCGCCGATCCCCGCATCCGCAATTCCGAGGGCGCGAGCGTCACCACCCATGACGGGACGGATGTCTATGCGACCAGCCATGGTTTTCTTGGGACCGTGCGCGCGAGCCGCCACGGGATCAGTTGCGCGGTCTTGGGCGAGGATGGCAACGGCTCGATGCAGCGCGATTACGACTATGCCATGGTGCGTGATCCCCGCGACCTGCCGGCGGCCGAGGAGGTCGGGCGCGGGGCGGCACGGCGCACGGTGCGCCGGCTCGGCGCCCGCCAGATCAAGACCTGTCAGGTCCCGGTCCTCTACGAGGCGCAGGTGGCGCGCAGCCTGGTGTCGCACCTGGTGTCGGCGATCAGCGGCCCAAGCCTTTACCGGCGCTCGTCATTTCTTCTCGATAGCGTCGGCACCGCCTTGTTCCCGGCCTGGGTCCACTTGTATGAGGAACCGCACCGCAAGAAGGCGATGGGCAGCGCGCCCTTCGATGGCGAGGGCGTGGAGACCCGCTATCGCGATCTCGTGACCGACGGTGTGTTGCGCCGTTACTGTCTCGACAGTTATTCGGCGCGCAAGCTGGGTCTTGTCACGACCGCCAATGCTGGTGGCGTGCATAACCTCACGGTGGCCTCCGGTCCCGAGGATCTGGCGGGCCTCTTGCGCCAGATGGGACGGGGGCTGTTTGTGACCGAGCTCATAGGATTTGGGATCAACGGTGTCACCGGGGATTATTCACGCGGAGCGGCCGGTTTCTGGGTGGAAGGCGGCGAGATCGTCCATCCGGTGGAGGAGATCACCATCGCCTCGAATCTGCGG